From a single Lolium rigidum isolate FL_2022 chromosome 7, APGP_CSIRO_Lrig_0.1, whole genome shotgun sequence genomic region:
- the LOC124672620 gene encoding GDSL esterase/lipase At4g10955-like: MASSTDLTDRFDKSGPTHMMPTGGTSAMKIDWESEEHCRCVAACIVKGTYVLESDRTMCRQGLQAKALAPAWWESFHFRLKDVLTDDSFKHRGDKFIFGAIYEYAAPAGAPPRHPSAPQYVVAFRGTMMRHPKAIQDVYLDGKIVLNCLKGSNRSQRAHAKVHALLAGIAKRKECCVVWLAGHSLGASLALDVGRTTMEHQGLGLPTFLFNPPHVASTQAINLLQPSEVAKNDLYAASNLLKAGLGVILSPHRKRMEKLFQQLSPWAPKLYVHEKDFICQGFIDYFQQRERMEERFRGAAKSAMTLSYRDMFHHLVGHDKERPHLLPSATLWKNSRIDDASWLTKRSNAHGLQQWWKSDAQLTLSPRHYTYPVA; this comes from the exons ATGGCTTCGAGTACCGACCTCACCGACCGCTTCGACAAGTCTGGGCCGACTCATATGATGCCCACCGGTGGTACTTCTGCGATGAAGATTGACTG GGAGAGCGAAGAGCACTGCCGGTGCGTCGCCGCCTGCATCGTCAAAGGCACTTACGTCCTGGAGAGCGACAGAACCATGTGCAGGCAGGGCCTGCAGGCCAAGGCGCTAGCGCCGGCGTGGTGGGAGAGCTTTCACTTCCGCCTCAAGGACGTGCTCACGGACGACTCTTTCAAGCACAGGGGGGACAAGTTCATCTTCGGCGCCATCTACGAGTACGCCGCCCCGGCGGGTGCGCCGCCGCGCCACCCATCTGCTCCGCAGTACGTAGTCGCCTTCCGCGGTACCATGATGCGGCACCCCAAGGCGATACAAGACGTTTACCTTGACGGCAAAATAGTGCTCAACTGCCTAAAGGGAAGCAATCGCTCCCAGCGAGCACACGCCAAGGTCCACGCGCTCCTCGCCGGCATTGCCAAACGGAAAGAGTGCTGCGTCGTCTGGCTCGCCGGCCACTCTCTCGGCGCATCGCTGGCGCTGGACGTGGGGCGGACTACGATGGAGCATCAGGGGCTCGGCCTCCCGACCTTCCTCTTCAACCCCCCTCATGTGGCATCCACACAGGCCATAAACCTGCTTCAACCGTCGGAGGTGGCCAAGAATGACCTGTACGCCGCGAGCAACCTCCTCAAGGCCGGCCTCGGGGTGATCCTCAGTCCCCACCGGAAGCGCATGGAGAAGCTGTTCCAGCAGCTGTCGCCGTGGGCGCCCAAGCTGTACGTGCACGAGAAGGACTTCATCTGCCAAGGTTTCATCGACTACTTCCAGCAGAGGGAGCGGATGGAGGAACGCTTTCGCGGTGCCGCCAAGTCGGCCATGACGCTGTCGTACCGTGACATGTTCCACCACCTCGTCGGCCATGATAAGGAGCGCCCTCACCTCCTGCCATCAGCAACGCTGTGGAAGAACTCCAGAATTGACGACGCGAGCTGGCTCACCAAGCGGTCCAACGCGCACGGCCTCCAGCAGTGGTGGAAATCGGACGCCCAGCTCACCTTGAGCCCAAGACATTACACATACCCTGTAGCATAG